One part of the Sarcophilus harrisii chromosome 5, mSarHar1.11, whole genome shotgun sequence genome encodes these proteins:
- the BAMBI gene encoding BMP and activin membrane-bound inhibitor homolog isoform X2, which translates to MDRHSSYIFIWLQIELCAMAILLTKGEIRCYCDAAHCVATGYMCKSELNACFSRLLDPQNTNSPLTHGCLDSLASTADICQAKQAQNHSGTAVPTLECCHEDMCNYRGLHDVLSAPKGEASGQGSRYQHDSSRNLITKVQELTSSKELWFRAAVIAVPIAGGLILVLLIMLALRMLRSENKRLQDQRQQMISRLHYSFHGHHSKKGQVAKLDLECMVPVSGHENCCMTCDKMRQTDLSNEKILSLVHWGMYSGHGKLEFV; encoded by the exons gtGAAATCCGATGCTACTGTGATGCAGCCCACTGTGTTGCAACTGGCTATATGTGTAAATCGGAGCTGAATGCCTGTTTCTCGAGACTTCTTGACCCCCAGAACACGAATTCCCCACTTACTCATGGCTGCCTGGACTCTCTTGCAAGCACAGCAGACATCTGCCAAGCCAAACAGGCACAAAACCACTCCGGCACCGCTGTGCCCACATTGGAATGTTGTCATGAAGATATGTGCAATTATAGAGGACTGCATGATGTTCTCTCGGCTCCCAAGGGGGAGGCTTCAG GGCAAGGAAGCCGCTATCAGCACGACAGCAGCCGGAATCTCATCACCAAAGTCCAGGAGCTGACCTCTTCCAAGGAACTGTGGTTCCGAGCGGCCGTCATCGCGGTCCCCATCGCCGGGGGGCTGATCTTGGTGCTGCTCATCATGCTGGCTCTGAGGATGCTCCGCAGTGAGAACAAGAGACTGCAGGACCAGCGGCAGCAGATGATCTCTCGTTTGCACTATAGTTTTCACGGACACCATTCCAAAAAGGGCCAGGTGGCCAAGTTGGACTTAGAGTGCATGGTCCCGGTCAGCGGGCATGAGAACTGTTGTATGACCTGTGATAAAATGAGACAGACTGACCTCAGCAACGAGAAAATTCTCTCACTGGTTCATTGGGGAATGTACAGTGGGCATGGGAAGCTGGAATTTGTATGA
- the BAMBI gene encoding BMP and activin membrane-bound inhibitor homolog isoform X1, which translates to MDRHSSYIFIWLQIELCAMAILLTKGEIRCYCDAAHCVATGYMCKSELNACFSRLLDPQNTNSPLTHGCLDSLASTADICQAKQAQNHSGTAVPTLECCHEDMCNYRGLHDVLSAPKGEASAGQGSRYQHDSSRNLITKVQELTSSKELWFRAAVIAVPIAGGLILVLLIMLALRMLRSENKRLQDQRQQMISRLHYSFHGHHSKKGQVAKLDLECMVPVSGHENCCMTCDKMRQTDLSNEKILSLVHWGMYSGHGKLEFV; encoded by the exons gtGAAATCCGATGCTACTGTGATGCAGCCCACTGTGTTGCAACTGGCTATATGTGTAAATCGGAGCTGAATGCCTGTTTCTCGAGACTTCTTGACCCCCAGAACACGAATTCCCCACTTACTCATGGCTGCCTGGACTCTCTTGCAAGCACAGCAGACATCTGCCAAGCCAAACAGGCACAAAACCACTCCGGCACCGCTGTGCCCACATTGGAATGTTGTCATGAAGATATGTGCAATTATAGAGGACTGCATGATGTTCTCTCGGCTCCCAAGGGGGAGGCTTCAG CAGGGCAAGGAAGCCGCTATCAGCACGACAGCAGCCGGAATCTCATCACCAAAGTCCAGGAGCTGACCTCTTCCAAGGAACTGTGGTTCCGAGCGGCCGTCATCGCGGTCCCCATCGCCGGGGGGCTGATCTTGGTGCTGCTCATCATGCTGGCTCTGAGGATGCTCCGCAGTGAGAACAAGAGACTGCAGGACCAGCGGCAGCAGATGATCTCTCGTTTGCACTATAGTTTTCACGGACACCATTCCAAAAAGGGCCAGGTGGCCAAGTTGGACTTAGAGTGCATGGTCCCGGTCAGCGGGCATGAGAACTGTTGTATGACCTGTGATAAAATGAGACAGACTGACCTCAGCAACGAGAAAATTCTCTCACTGGTTCATTGGGGAATGTACAGTGGGCATGGGAAGCTGGAATTTGTATGA